The genomic stretch gtccaagagactcaagagtcttccccaacaccacagttcaaaagcaaaaattctttggtgctcagctttctttatggtccaactctcacatccacacatgactacaggaaaaaccatagctttgactagatggacctttgtcagcaaagtaatgtatttttaatatattgtctttctaatatactgtctaggtttggaaggaatgatgctaaagctgaaactccagtactttggccactttatgcgaagagttgactcattggaaaagactctgatgctgggagggattgggggcaggaggaaaaggggacgaccgaggatgagatggctggatggcatcactgactcgatggacgtgagtttgagtgaactctggaagatggtaatggacaaggaggcctggcatgctgcaattcatggggtcgcaaagagtcggacacgactgagtaactgaactgaactgaactgaggttgatcatagcttttcttccacagagaagacatcttttaatttcatggcttcagtcacaatctgcagCGATTtaggaccccaagaaaataaagtctgccattgtttccccatctatttgtcaagaAGTGATGGAACCCAaagccatgatcttattttttagaatgttgagttttaagccagctttttcactcacctttttcactttcatgaagaagctctttagttcctcttcactttctgtcataagggtggtgtcaattacatatctgaggttattggtatttttcccagcaatcttggttccagcttgtgtttcatgcagcctagcattttgcatgatgtactctgcatagaagttaaataagcagggtgacaatatacagccttgacattctcctttcccaatttggaaccagtcctttgttccatgtctggttctaactattgcttcttgacctgcagacagatttctcaggaggcaggtcaggtggtttggtattcccatctcttgaagaattttccacagtttgttgtgattgacATAGTCAATGGTTTTggggtagtcaatgaagcagaagtaaatgtttttctggaactctcttactttttctgtgatccaacagatgttggcagtttgatctctagttcctctgccttttctaaatccagcttgaatatctgggagttctcagttcacgtactgttgaaacccagcttggagaattttgagcgttactttactagcttgtaagatgagtgcaattgtgagatagtttgagcattctttggcattgcctttctttgggattggaatgaaaattgatcttttccagtcctgtggccactgctgagttttccaaatttgctgacatattaagtgcagcatttttaatagcatcatcttttaggatttgaaatagctcaactggaattccatcacctccactagctttgtttgtagtgatgctttctaaggcccacttgacttctcattccatgatgtctggttctaggtgagtgatcataccattgtggttacctgggttatgaaaatcttttttgtatagttcttttgtgtattcttgccacctcttcttaatatcttctgcttctgttaggtccataccatttctgttctttattgagcccatatttgtatgaaatgttcccttggtatctctaattttcttgaagagatctctagtctttcccattctgttgttttcctctatttctttgcactgatcactgaggaaggccttctgaCTATATCAGTAACAATACTGTTTCATAAGAGAATTATTCTGTATTGTTTGGTACTTTTGTGTCTAGATCAACAAACTCTAATTTTATCTTTATGCATTTAAGAAACACCACACTTGTTCAATTTGGAATAGCCCGAAAGTCAAAGGtagtttgaaaaaaatcaattgatATTTCCCTTTTATAAAGATGCCATTAGTTGTTTACTAAAACTGTTACAAGTTACAAGAGATACGTAGGAATGAGACAAGAACAGCTATAAGAGAAATGATAGGACAAGTCTATTATACCACACATAATATAATCCATAGAAGTAATGCAATTTTGAACAAATCTCATCATGatagataataaaaattaagtaCAAAATTGAATGTCTTTACATTATTGCTGTTACTAATTAGAACATGTTTCTCCTCTGGATTTTAAATACGGATCTCCTCAGTGCAACTCTGATATCCTTGTTTCTCAAACTGTAAATCAAAGGATTGAGCATGGGCACCACATTAGtataaaaaacagaagaaatttttCCCTGCTCCATAGATCCAGGAGAAGAATATTTAAGGTACATGAATGCCGCTGAaccaaaaaaaatagaaagagcaATCATGTGGGAGCTACAGGTACTAAAGGCTTTCGATCTTCCTTGAGAAGATTTGATATGAAGAATGTTAGTGAGGATGAAGATGTAAGAAATCAGGATGGTGAAACTGGGTACTGTGATGTTAATACCCACAACAATGAGAACTACCACCTCATTGGCATAGGTGCTGGTACAAGAGAGTTGGAGGAGTGGGAGGATGTCACACAAGTAATGGTTGATGACATTCACATTGCAGAAGGTTAGTCTAAGCATGCACCCTGTGTGGGCAGATGCCCCAGCAAACCCCATCACATATGCAGCCAAAGAGAGCACCAAACAGACCTGATGGGACATGGAGACCTTATACAGCAAGGGattacagatggccacatagcgatcATAGGCCATTGAGGTCAACATGTAGCACTCAGAGatgacaaaaaagagaaagaaaaacagctgagTCATGCACCCCACATACGAGATGGTATTCTCCCTGAATACAAAGTTCATCAGCATCTTGGGGGTAAAAACAGAAGAGTAACAGAGATCAATGAAGGACAGGTTGCAGAGGAaatagtacatgggggtgtggaggtgagAATTTAGACCAATAAGAATGATCAAGCCCAGGTTGCCCACCATGGTGACAACATAGATCATTAGAAACAGGTGAAAGAGGGGTTGCTGCAGCTCTGGACAGTCTGTTAATCCAGCAAGAAAAAATTCAGTCACTAAGGAGTCATTTCTAGCCAGCATTCTGAACTTCAGAAATCTGtgagaacagaagaaaatttcATTAGTAGGGAACACAGCTCTGTCCTTTACAAACTCACTTTTACATGAGCTTTATTTATGAGAAAGAATCTCAGTCTGGCAGAAATCATGTAAACGCTTCTTTGCCTTATAGTGTCTTGAAGGCACACACTTCTCAACATTTAAATCACTGTCTTTTGAATGAACTGCATGTGACAAACAACTGCTCTATCTTCACTAGAAAATAGAGGGATATAGTAGCTGAGGAATGAGCTTACTTGATAATGGGCTTCAGCAGTGGGAAGGTATCCCCAGTTCTCCCCATATTTATCTGATTTACCACTTCTTACTTTCTACTCATGTTTCCATCATCCTACTACACACTGAAGGTTCCTTCAAGAAGGGATTCCTACAGGGAAGAGACCATACAGATATTCCACAACCAGGAAGTCTCTCATAGTCTCtaaattttcagattctttaagaATCCAGGAAGTCAATAATTGGTAACAGATATTGAGGTGAACCTTGATATCTGAAATTTTATACTTCACCATACATTTCAGGGTTTCCACACACTGCCCCCCTCTGTTCTATCCTATTTGCACAGGGAATGAATAAAGGAATTTAGATGTTCTTTCCTAGGTTTTGTAGGATGGcaagaatgagaaaataattagAGTGCTGATTAAGTTAGTTGTTAAGTTTCTGAAAACATTTCAAGCTGTATACTTATTAGCAAAGGATACCTTGTTTTATCTCAGTGAAAAGGATAACTGTTTGACACATTTTGTTATAACTAAATCAGGCTACTGTGACCATTATGTAGATAGGAGAGAGGAAGGTAATGAGTTAGTTTTGCAATGTAAGAGTAAGTTGAGTCCACACTCATTCTCTGCCTGTATTTATACTGGTtgtattaaagatgaaaaaatgacCTTTAACTCTAGCTTGGTACCTTGCCATAAACTTTATTGTAATGTTGACTTCATGTAATATAAACTTAAAGGAAGTATTTTTGTTTCCTGTATCACCTAAATAAGAGTTCTTAACATTTTCatagaaaacacattttaatgaATCTCTAAGGTCCTCATCAAGACTAATCCCAAAAATTTCAACTTATTATATCAACTTTACTATGTATATAACTGTTGTTGTTAAGTAACcaaggcgtgtctgactctttgtgtacagtacatctcaattaaaaaaaaattaggaaaaaaacaaaatctcttcTGATATTGCTATGTTCTCGATTTGTCACTTTAAAGTGCTATAATTCTCTTGCTACCAGAATGAAGATAAAGCCAACACAGAGGGTATGCAGAGAACAATACAGGCAGTAGAGTCAGAGCTCCTGACTTTGGACTTTGGGGTTATTCAATATAAATACTTTCCTCATTGTCAGAGAATTTAGCAAAATACAGAAACTTGGTTAACTCACTCTCCATCCATTGACAGAACTCAGTGCTGACACTTTATGCGTGTTTCACCTCCAATTCCTTGGAAGAACTGGCCTAGGGGATATCAAAGGCGAGTGGATGTACCCACAGAATCTTCTTCCTTCACAAAGAAATATAGCATAAATCTCACAGTCTCAATGTTCCAAGAGTCAGTCTATGATTTAGATCAAACTTGTAGCTATAAATTTACGAAGAGATTTTGAAAGGAAACCACAGGCAGACATCTGAATCACCATGTCATAGAGCACATAGCATTTGCTTAAGGTTTATAATCCTTTTGAACCCGATTAGAAATCCAGGTACAGGTGCCCTCAAGGACCTTCCCATCATGATAAACTCTGCAGGGAAGAAATCAGTGTGTATGTTTACACCCTAACTGTGACAGTAAATGTTAATTTCCCATCACAGATTATACATTCCCCAGAGCATAAAAGAAATGATTCTCTGCCCTCCCTTATAAAGATGCAAATAATTAATGTCATTGAAAATTCACTAATTATAACTCTAGGCAACATTAGTTTTAAGAATTTTAGTTCATAAAGATAtacaaacatttaaggaaagacTGTTTACTATGGCCCTTTAcaaagtccctggtggctcagctggtaaagaatccgcctgcaacgtgagagacctgggtttgatccctgggttgggaagatcccctggagaagggaagggctacccactccagaattctggcctacagaattccatggactgtatagtccatggggtcgcacagagtcagacacgactgagccactttcacttacAATAA from Budorcas taxicolor isolate Tak-1 chromosome 25, Takin1.1, whole genome shotgun sequence encodes the following:
- the LOC128069145 gene encoding olfactory receptor 8B3, which produces MLARNDSLVTEFFLAGLTDCPELQQPLFHLFLMIYVVTMVGNLGLIILIGLNSHLHTPMYYFLCNLSFIDLCYSSVFTPKMLMNFVFRENTISYVGCMTQLFFFLFFVISECYMLTSMAYDRYVAICNPLLYKVSMSHQVCLVLSLAAYVMGFAGASAHTGCMLRLTFCNVNVINHYLCDILPLLQLSCTSTYANEVVVLIVVGINITVPSFTILISYIFILTNILHIKSSQGRSKAFSTCSSHMIALSIFFGSAAFMYLKYSSPGSMEQGKISSVFYTNVVPMLNPLIYSLRNKDIRVALRRSVFKIQRRNMF